Proteins encoded within one genomic window of Gallus gallus isolate bGalGal1 chromosome 1, bGalGal1.mat.broiler.GRCg7b, whole genome shotgun sequence:
- the CD36 gene encoding platelet glycoprotein 4 isoform X1 → MTCNRSCGLLTGAVIGAVLAIFGGVLIPVGDNLINRAIKKDAVISNGTIAYDNWLVPGSSVYRQFWIFNVENPSDVLNFGARPKLEQRGPYTYRVRYLPKENITENPNGTISYMLPNAARFEPDMSVGTENDTITCLNLAVVAAPALYKNNFIQLLLNTWIKSSKSNMLQNRTVKEILWGYKDPFLNKVPFPLDPVLGVFYPYNGTSDGLYRVYTGKEDISKTAIIESYKNKRNLSYWEGYCDLVNGTDGASFPPFVKKNQVLRFFSSDICRSIYGVYQTSKTVKGIPLYRFTVPREAFASPIDVGDNYCFCTDQVISQNCTLAGVLDISSCKAGRPVYISLPHFLHASESILHDVEGLSPNEEEHETFLDVEPTTGFTLQFAKRLQVNLLVTPSSKIEALSKVQKPYVFPILWLNESAVIGDEKAEMFRNKVTGRVQLLGVVQMVLIIAGSVLFLAFMGSYFICRSKKLK, encoded by the exons ATGACTTGTAACAGAAGCTGTGGGCTCCTCACTGGGGCTGTCATTGGTGCTGTGCTGGCCATCTTTGGAGGAGTTCTGATACCAGTTGGAGATAACCTCATAAACAGAGCAATAAAAAAg gATGCTGTCATTTCAAATGGTACCATTGCATATGATAATTGGCTTGTGCCAGGAAGCTCTGTTTACAGGCAGTTTTGGATCTTTAATGTGGAAAATCCATCAGACGTTTTGAACTTTGGAGCACGTCCAAAGCTTGAACAAAGAGGACCTTACACATACAG gGTCAGATATTTACCCAaagaaaatatcacagaaaacCCTAATGGCACAATATCGTACATGCTGCCTAACGCTGCCCGTTTTGAACCTGATATGTCTGTTGGAACAGAAAATGACACCATCACGTGCCTCAACCTCGCTGTTGTT GCTGCACCTGCCCTGTATAAAAACAATTTCATCCAACTACTTTTAAATACCTGGATTAAATCTTCTAAATCAAAcatgctgcagaacagaacagtgaaagaaatactGTGGGGATACAAAGACCCCTTCTTAAACAAGGTTCCCTTTCCCTTGGACCCAGTTCTGGGAGTCTTCTACCCG TATAATGGGACATCTGATGGACTTTACAGAGTGTATACTGGGAAAGAAGACATAAGCAAAACAGCAATAATTGAaagttataaaaacaaaag GAATCTTTCTTACTGGGAAGGTTACTGCGATTTGGTTAATGGCACTG atgGGGCATCATTTCCTCCATTTGTTAAGAAGAATCAGGTACTGCGCTTCTTCTCCTCTGACATTTGCAG ATCCATCTATGGAGTTTACCAGACCAGTAAGACCGTGAAGGGAATTCCACTGTATCGTTTCACAGTTCCTCGCGAAGCATTTGCATCACCGATTGATGTTGGAGATAACTATTGCTTCTGTACAGATCAGGTCATATCACAGAACTGCACACTGGCTGGAGTCCTAGACATTAGCTCCTGCAAAGCAG gAAGGCCAGTGTATATCTCTCTTCCACATTTTCTTCATGCAAGTGAATCTATATTGCATGATGTTGAAGGTCTGAGCCCAAATGAGGAGGAGCATGAGACATTTCTAGATGTAGAGCCT aCCACTGGTTTTACACTGCAATTTGCCAAAAGACTGCAAGTAAACCTCCTTGTGACACCTTCATCAAAAATTGA GGCTTTATCAAAAGTTCAAAAACCTTATGTTTTCCCTATTCTTTGGTTAAATGAG TCTGCTGTTATTggagatgaaaaagcagaaatgttcagAAATAAAGTCACCGGTCGGGTCCAGTTACTGGGTGTGGTGCAGATGGTATTAATCATCGCAGGTTCTGTGCTGTTCCTCGCATTCATGGGTTCCTATTTCATATGCAGATCGAAGAAATTGAAATAA
- the CD36 gene encoding platelet glycoprotein 4 (The RefSeq protein has 1 substitution compared to this genomic sequence), with the protein MTCNRSCGLLTGAVIGAVLAIFGGVLIPVGDNLINRAIKKDAVISNGTIAYDNWLVPGSSVYRQFWIFNVENPSDVLNFGARPKLEQRGPYTYRVRYLPKENITENPNGTISYMLPNAARFEPDMSVGTENDTITCLNLAVVAAPALYKNNFIQLLLNTWIKSSKSNMLQNRTVKEILWGYKDPFLNKVPFPLDPVLGVFYPYNGTSDGLYRVYTGKEDISKTAIIESYKNKRNLSYWEGYCDLVNGTDGASFPPFVKKDQVLRFFSSDICRSIYGVYQTSKTVKGIPLYRFTVPREAFASPIDVGDNYCFCTDQVISQNCTLAGVLDISSCKAGRPVYISLPHFLHASESILHDVEGLSPNEEEHETFLDVEPTTGFTLQFAKRLQVNLLVTPSSKIEALSKVQKPYVFPILWLNESAVIGDEKAEMFRNKVTGRVQLLGVVQMVLIIAGSVLFLAFMGSYFICRSKKLK; encoded by the exons ATGACTTGTAACAGAAGCTGTGGGCTCCTCACTGGGGCTGTCATTGGTGCTGTGCTGGCCATCTTTGGAGGAGTTCTGATACCAGTTGGAGATAACCTCATAAACAGAGCAATAAAAAAg gATGCTGTCATTTCAAATGGTACCATTGCATATGATAATTGGCTTGTGCCAGGAAGCTCTGTTTACAGGCAGTTTTGGATCTTTAATGTGGAAAATCCATCAGACGTTTTGAACTTTGGAGCACGTCCAAAGCTTGAACAAAGAGGACCTTACACATACAG gGTCAGATATTTACCCAaagaaaatatcacagaaaacCCTAATGGCACAATATCGTACATGCTGCCTAACGCTGCCCGTTTTGAACCTGATATGTCTGTTGGAACAGAAAATGACACCATCACGTGCCTCAACCTCGCTGTTGTT GCTGCACCTGCCCTGTATAAAAACAATTTCATCCAACTACTTTTAAATACCTGGATTAAATCTTCTAAATCAAAcatgctgcagaacagaacagtgaaagaaatactGTGGGGATACAAAGACCCCTTCTTAAACAAGGTTCCCTTTCCCTTGGACCCAGTTCTGGGAGTCTTCTACCCG TATAATGGGACATCTGATGGACTTTACAGAGTGTATACTGGGAAAGAAGACATAAGCAAAACAGCAATAATTGAaagttataaaaacaaaag GAATCTTTCTTACTGGGAAGGTTACTGCGATTTGGTTAATGGCACTG atgGGGCATCATTTCCTCCATTTGTTAAGAAGAATCAGGTACTGCGCTTCTTCTCCTCTGACATTTGCAG ATCCATCTATGGAGTTTACCAGACCAGTAAGACCGTGAAGGGAATTCCACTGTATCGTTTCACAGTTCCTCGCGAAGCATTTGCATCACCGATTGATGTTGGAGATAACTATTGCTTCTGTACAGATCAGGTCATATCACAGAACTGCACACTGGCTGGAGTCCTAGACATTAGCTCCTGCAAAGCAG gAAGGCCAGTGTATATCTCTCTTCCACATTTTCTTCATGCAAGTGAATCTATATTGCATGATGTTGAAGGTCTGAGCCCAAATGAGGAGGAGCATGAGACATTTCTAGATGTAGAGCCT aCCACTGGTTTTACACTGCAATTTGCCAAAAGACTGCAAGTAAACCTCCTTGTGACACCTTCATCAAAAATTGA GGCTTTATCAAAAGTTCAAAAACCTTATGTTTTCCCTATTCTTTGGTTAAATGAG TCTGCTGTTATTggagatgaaaaagcagaaatgttcagAAATAAAGTCACCGGTCGGGTCCAGTTACTGGGTGTGGTGCAGATGGTATTAATCATCGCAGGTTCTGTGCTGTTCCTCGCATTCATGGGTTCCTATTTCATATGCAGATCGAAGAAATTGAAATAA